TAGATGTCTTTGGTTAGACTTCTGAGTGTGTTTAGATGTCTTTGGTTAGACTTCTGAGTGTGTTTAGATGTCTTTGGTTAGACTTCTGAGTGTGTTTAGATGTCTTTGGTTAGACTTCTGAGTGTGTTTAGATGTCTTTGGTTAGACCTCTTAGCTTGTGTGATGTTTTTCAGTTCTGCTGCCAATAACGGTGCTTTTGAACCCTTCTGCAGAAGAAGAGCAGAGCTTATGGAGTCTATAAAGACTTATAAGCCCATGAATGACACCGTGAAGAAGATCCGGATTCTACCTATTGGTCCTGTTGGTGCTGGGAAGTCTAGTTTCTTCAACTCTATCAACTCCATCTTCTGGGGTCATGTGACTAGCAAAGCTATGTCAGGATCCTTGGATACCAGTGTCACCAAACAGGTGCAAACCCTCCCACGTTCAGACAAGCATGTACCATCTTCATGAGTGACTTTATAAATGGTCCCAGTTTATTATGATCAATGGGAAACACAGAtgcacataaatacatacatttttgtTTAATACCGGCTAGTGTTTAAAGCCTAAATCTTAACTTGAACTTCAGCAAGGGGAGAAAGACCAATTTTTCTGCAGAGCTGGCTTTCTTAATGTATTAAAACATCCACTAGAATATTGACACTTGTCCATGGTTTCTTGGTTGGTAGTATCGTACTTATACAGTGAGAGCTGGCCCTGAAGGAAAGCCCTTACCGTTCATATTGTGTGACACTATGGGATTAGAGGAGGCATCTGAGGCTGGTATGAGCGTTGGTGATATCATCAGTGCCATAAAAGGTGACATACCAGACCGGTACAAGGTGAGTATGACAAAAgtgtgtcattgcttctgaagTTGAATAGCTGCTATTTGAGGTACTGTTGGCAAGTATGCTGGCAGGTGCAAACTTGCCAAAGGTGGAACAACAGCTGGGGTAAAGCATCTAGTCTCTCTCAGCCACGTTAACAGTGTTTAATACCATGAAACTGCACCAGTTCAACCCTGCAGAGCCATATGAGCCAGAGAGCGAAGTGAAGCGCAGGCCTGTGACCCTGCAAGACAAGGTCCAGTGTGTCGTGTATGTGCTGGACACCTGCAAAGTGGCCCTCATGCCCAGTAAAGTGGAAGAAAAACTTACCGCTATTCGCAAAAGAGTGAACTCAATGGGTGAGCTGGACAACGTCCTCAGAGCAGCTCAACATGAATttatacatttacatatatCTGGACATAAATTGATTTGTGAGCAACTGATCAATGTGAAAACTGATTTTAGGAATTCCCCAAATCGTTCTTCTCACCAAGGTGGATGAGGCCTGCCCCCTCGTAGGAGAAAATCTCCAGGACATCTACCTCAGTTCCTATATCAAAACTAAGGTAAGAAGTACACACGTGGACGAAATAGTTGGTACCCCTTGGTTAATGACGTCCAGGGAGGTTGGCTACAGTCCCATGGATCTTAAATTTCTGAATCACATGTGCAACTGTAGTCACAGGAACATCAAGCTGCTTGGAGATGGTCTTATAACCTTTACCTTTAACATGCTTGTCTATTATTTATGTCCTGAGACAGCTCTTTTCTTTGCTTCCTCTGgttcatgttgagtgtggtacACACCTTGTCACCAAACAGCACAGTGACTACCTGTAGCCCTATATATAGGCCCACTGACTGATTACAATATTGTAGACACCTGTGATACTAATTAGTGAACACACCTTGATTTAACATGTCCATTTGGTCACATTATTTTCAGgggtaccatcatttctgtccaggcctgtttcatgagtttatttttttaaataattctgttaaagcatggttgaaaagcaatgtctgactttcatttgtacattttcatagaatttttatttattattacttttatcagattaaagttatttcTGTTACCATTGTGGGTTTTTCTGTCATTAACCAAGGGGTACCAACAATTTTGTCCACGTGTGTATATTACAAAGGAGTGCTACCACTCAGCCATATTATCATTAGATAATGGAATGAATGTTATGATTAAAACTTTTCATAAAGAAACCAGTTCCTCCTCCTactaattcagaagcactttgtttGCACAGTTCTCTCATGAAATTCTTTGATTCACACGAATGCCAGGTGTATCAAAAAAGTGTATGTTACTCTGACATCAGCTTGCCAGCAACATTTACCCCAGACCTGTACAACAAATCTCACAGCCCTCTAGTTGTTTGGTCAAGTGTACTGGTGTCCTTCCCCATGGTGCTGCAGGTGCGAGAGGCCAGCTCCCGTGTCGGGGTGTCCATGTGTAGTGTAATCCCAGTCAAGAACTACAGCCATGAGCTGGAGTTGGATGTGAACTGTGACATCCTGCTCCTAACCGCCCTGCAACAGATGCTCCGCTATGCAGACAACTACTTGGATGACCTGAGTCCTGAGGCGGACTAGAACATCTGAAGAGTTGGTAGGTGGGATCAAGGTGTCGCCAGATCATTTTTGGTTGTTATAAACAAGGAAAATGTTTAACGTTTGAATGTAGTGTTGTGCTCATTCTCAGTAATGTCAGTGCACTTGGGTCCCATCGGTACTGTACACTGCTGACAGGTTTCAAGCTTGAGAACGCAAATTCCTGCCAAGTAAACATCACTTATGACTGTGTTGCGCTCATGATTGTGTAACTGTTATGTGATTGCATGTACCGTACAACTTCAATATATGCACTGAATAAATGTCCCCCCCACCTAAACATTAATCATTCTGCTCCATCATCAGATGGCATTAGTTATTGTGTTCTATGATCAGTTGGCAAAGGGCGGGGTAAATTGTATGACGTACAATTCCGCGCGTGCGCAGTCAAAATTGGGTTTCTGGTTTGGATTCGGTAACGACAGGCACCCGAGTCACTCCCAGACTTAATCGAcataatcagcagtgattcgtctcagctgttttataggcttcttaaggaagtttgtggagacgaatcactgctgaatcgttggTTATGCCGTTGCACTTTCAGGCTTTCCCTGCCTTCTCTAGTGGTTGCGTTCACTtgcaaggtgtctcgccacctttctctctctctctctctcgctttactttcacttattcgagtctctaTCTCCTGTGCTGCTCTCTAGTAGTGATGGCAAAACGAGGCTTCATGAACCAATGGGGCTTTCCAGCTAAAAGGTTCACCAAAAGGTTCATTACCCGAATCCTCGTTAACTCGTTCTCACTAGTGACACCTGCTGTGCAAAAGGATATATGACAGACTCAATTAATTCTGAGTCAGAGAATCCTGGAAAGTCTGTGtatgaaataaaatattttcgccACGTCTCAAAAGTGTTTTTAAAtggaaatattattatttgaaCTGAAAGACAGGAAACTGCAACAGATGGAACAAATATAAATTATTGATTTTTATTCAAAAAAGAAGCTTTTTAACAGTGTTGGGGTTGAGTCAATTCCTTTTCTTAGACACAATCTCCCCAGCCTTAGAAAACACCCTTTCACATGCCACAGAGGAAGCTGGAGTGTATAAAAATGTCAGTGCTAGCTGATGTAAATGAGGAAATTGAAGATGTATGAGCTCCTTAAAACCCACATCTTCCACAATGGAAAAGGGCTGGGAGTCTTTGATGACCATATTAACTAGTGCATCATCCACCATTTTCTTTCTGAAATCTGAGACAAAATTATAGGGGCCAACCACATGATATAAATAATTCAAGAAAGATTATCTATTACTTTGACTGGTGGACCACTGTCAGCAGACTGGGCAAGCTCATGTATTGCTCTGTAATGTCGCAGCATGTAGGATGTGTTGTTGCTGTAAGTGAGCTCCTTATGACACAGCAAACACTTTACCTTCATTATGAAAAAAACACAAGGAAAGGTTATATATAGGCTATGGAGAAGGTCATAATGATGAAACTTAAATACAGCTATGATATACCTTGTTTTGAGCAACCAATTTGAAATGTTCCCACACAGGAGAAGCTTCCTGACAGGCAGAAGCCTACCTAGCTCACAACTAGCCTAAAGTCTataacaggggtactcaactggcgggccgcggtccagatccggacccgaacacagtcctgtccggacccaacctcattcctgattaactggatatggacaaaaaaaaacgagtatttatttcagggctattgaaaccgtcacgagtgttacgtttgctacaccccccccccccggcaacaacttacgttcgccacccccgctgcaccggacctcaggtcacaggtaactgccaaaattggaccgcggacaaatttagttgagtacgcctggtctataataataataataataatagtaataataataattaataataataataataattaattaattaataataggTGATCTAATCTATATTATAACAGAACTTTACCCACTAAATCTAACTAATTAATCAATGCACACCTCTCACAACACCAAACGCCAACTCAAAACCCACAAAGGGTCGCAAGGCTCAAACCCCCTTTATGTGGTTGTGACACTCAAAATGAAACGACGTAGCCCACTGAATCCGAGGCCTCGTTTATCATCAATCACGTGATTTTACAGTAATAACACACGCCTCGAACCGGGGCTTCATCTGGCACGCCCCTTTTTGCTCGATACAggggctctgttcgaaatagcctactacatactggatactgcatactggactcagtatatactggatactgcatactggtccttgtagtagtatgcagtacagtttccagtatgcgacaaaatcAAAGTATACTACGAGGTCACGTGAACGTGTAACCACCCATGATTAGCGATTCTTTTCAAGTCTCAAAATGGCGGACTATTTGTTGATTTTTAGAAGATACCACGAGAGAAGGCGGAGAAGAACGATTTTAACAGCTACCTTTATGGCATTCATTTTGGAGGAGTTTAACGTGAGTACAAAATATCTACTAACTCAGACAGATCCGCTCCGCATCGACCgccatggttttttttttttacggacAATTTGAAACTGccagcgttgcatgatgggatgcagtacaccacgaagatagctctgttcgcgtactggaatattttgcggaagtagtaggtcatccgggtatgtttcgcgtactggaaaatttcattttggtcacatactgcatacggcatactgatttggggctcgatcagtatgccagtagtatgtagtaagctatttcgaacagagccaggCTCCGAGGCATCGCTTTAAATGTTACATCACTACTCTCTagccattctcaagttttcaCCTACTATTTTCTTCGTATCCGTTTTacctttattttgggaaggttttatTTTTCTGCGGCGTGTTTCGAAACACGCTTTATTATTGTGTTggctttattattttttctttcccGTTTCGCTACGGTTAAGTTTCGTTTTGCACTCGTTGAATTATCCGCgttgctttgtgtttattttcCACCGTGTGCTCTCGACTCTCTCACACTGACAATAGGCGTGGTCTATCTTTCCATCAGcgtgagccggcacttgggtccgcccCTTACTCTGGTTTTTATCGTTGGTACCACCGCGTTACACCATGTTCATTCAATATACtgaaaaactttttttaaagctattaaATGCTAAATATACTGTGTCCGCAAAAAGACACCTGCTAGGAATCCCCGATCTCGTAGATCCACCATTCAAAGCATGTCATTAGTGTGCTAGGAAGGGCCAGCTTCATGTAGTCACCCCAGTCCTGCAGGGACTCAGAGGACCAGCCTGAGTGAGCGGAGCAAgagcagtgttgccaactcctcagtaaggaaagtagctattggttgtcctaGAAGTCGCTGAATGATGTCATCACctaatacatgtttttgaagctgtttAAAGATATCTACAGATAAATTACAGATATCTTGAACATTTTTTATCTAgacggttttttttttattcctgttaTCTTGAATAATTATTCTGACTAGTCAGAACGTGTTTGTAGATATCTTCAATAATCATTCTGTCCAGTCAATACGTCCCAGATTTACGTAGCATTTTGGTGCCAAGCTTGGCACTCTTTGTATTTGCTAATCAGTGGTCTGTATGCGATGTCAGGACAGTTGAACTCGCATTCTTGTGTTTTTAACACTATTTTTAGTGCCGCATAATCCATACTGTTGAGCTCTTTCAAGATTGTAGCATTTTCTGACTATTTTTTCAAGAACAGCCAACGCCATTTTAGCCACTCAAAATTCCGCAGGCAGCAGTTTGGACGACTCAGCGACATCGCAAAAGGGGCATAATGCACGCACTTCTTTAATTCAGATatctaaaaatgtcattttgactagtcataatTACGTTTGAGATATCTTGAATAAGAATTACGGATGTGTGACTGTTAAAATGACGaatccagtgatgtcattttaGATATCttaaaagacattttaagacaaatTTAGATCTGTCAAATTGAAATGGAAGATATCTTGAATTGTTCTTCTTACTAGGTAGAATGTAAATGTAGATATCTTCATTCTGGATCGTCAAATTGTAATTGTTACTAGTCAAAACTAATATTTAGATATCTAGAATGTAGTTACAGATAATCAGACGAAGCCCATTTTATATTAAAACGGCCTGCCATagagggtctgctctgagtgtgagactgcactgagtgttgtggggcggggctcgtggcagcacccgccccagaggacagcaactgaagagcgtgtgtgttcagagtctccaaaagtcttCAATAGCACCACAAAAAgttgctagatttgtcgctagtcgctttttactacaaaaagtctctaaagggtctgaaaagtcgctaagttggcaacactgatcctgtgtagcgtgttcagctctgctcaattggattgtgcaactgcagggtgtgatttattaatttgTAGTAAGGAaaatgcctattgttaatgccacacatcatttaaaaatatttattaacagaaatgagtatgattttatttgacaaaaggctatatatataacgaaaacaaagacatttcatgtggCTGGATTACTGACTGGGCCAGAGGGGCCAACGCCCAGGGGCCACTGAGGCCTGGGGGCCCCGGGGAGGCCCTGGCCGAAAACTTTTTGCGATGCCTATCAACATTTATggtacaatatatttttatttccgagGGCCCTCCATTTTAAGGATCCTCTGACTATTAGGGACTTTGACCCCAGGGCATCTtgggggccctagccatgcttttgggccccTTAGGAAAATGGATGAGGCGTTGTGGCACTGCTCTGACTTCGACTTCTGGCTATTAGGGGTCCTAGGAAAGAGGGGGGCATATTTTTAGAGGGCCCTGGTTATGAGAGTCCCTACCAGGGGGCCCTAGAGAAGAGCAGGCAGGGGCGGTTTGTTCATTAGGGCAATTGGGCGACGCACCAcgaaaggatgaaaaggaagttttttttttctctatctatGCCTGTTCTGGTCTCTTgcctctgaatgccattgtccatTCAGCGTTGAGGTGCATTCCCTGTAGTACTGCCCCTTTTGGGGCGATTTGAGCCTAACTGAAAATCGCCCCGACTGCTCTCGTAGACTcttatgttaaatgttttttttctaaagtGTGCGCTGCAATGCAGTCTATGCGTTCCGGGAGGGCTCGCCCTTACGTGCTTACGTCAGACGTAACGTAGGGAAATTAATCTGCTCAACACGGCCAGCGTTCCTTCAACCCAGAACAACTCAATCGTTTCATTAAGAGAAGTGCCATTCTGTCATCATAATAATCAAGATAAACTAGCAACTAAGGAATTAGGGCCACCGAGACcaaatttaaacatcaaacaagtgaagtgtccacaaagggaggaaaagaatATAACCGAGGATTTTTGCGAAACTGGTATGAAGGGAAAACATGGCCAGCAGGCTGTGAAATAGCTAGCGCCCTGCATTCTGTTCCTGCATTCTGTTCCATCCTTAATGCTGTTGCCCATTTATATTCtaacacctaaaataaaatgctgtctgaggaatacagaaattattgtgagtgggaaagattcactttatttaattaatggtaaatctggcctctctccatgtttaaagttgtttgtgagggcgaattgagagatgacaatctcagttaaatgttcagtcattgtagagctttaaccaagatgatatttacaagatcggtgcacaaatactgtacagtctataatgtaaagagaaatatatatttatcattatattttcattggttaagtcactgttttttatttacccactgaaatggtcaccttggatgtcatcacaacaattgccctccctgagatatttgtcagaggcCGCCCCTGAGAGCAGGGCATACCATTAGAGAGCCCTTGATCACGAAGGCCCCTGCTATGGGGCCCTTGACTTCCATATAAGTCGTTTACCATGGCTCCTTGACTTTCTAGGGACCTACAAAttcaggcccttacttaatgTTTCTGAATTTGTATTGTTTCAAAATTATTATGTTCAATTTCTCTTAAGCGCAGAGACACAAATTAATTTAGCAATTttgcaattatttaaatttaagacAAACAATTTGTTTGATGAATGCTATCTTTGACACAGATTAAAAGATAGGGTTAACCATTAATCTCAATAAAATCCTCCAAACACTGCTTTTAAACATCTCTGTCATGTGACCACCCACTTTCAGGAGCATAGCGGAGTTGGTTTCTGAACTcttgactctctactgccctctTCAGTTCTTTAATGGGATTTTGGTGAGTTCTCGAGGGGAAGTAAGATGCTCTCGTTCGTTCAACAGTTTCACCTCGTCATGTGGTTTGTGACCGTCATGTTACGTTATGTTCTCAGTGTGTTGGTATGGGGATTGTCCTGGGCACGGGTCAACAGAAGATAGCAGCCATTGCCAACCTGGTGGGTTATTACGGCATTGGCCTTCCACTCAGTGTCGCTCTCACTTTTCCCGCCAAACTAGATGTTGCAGGTTCGTTCTTTTACATGAATGAAACTATTTAACCGAATGGGCCAAACACAGACAGCACTGAACAGTTTATTGTAAGCAGTGCTGTAGTAACACACATCTCCTCTTCGTTAACAGGGTTCTGGTTGGGCCTTTTGGTGGTTGTCTTCCTGTTGGCGATTTTTTTCATCGTCATCATCTTCAAATTAAACTGGAAGAAGATGACAGAGGAGGTATGACCTAGTGGATCTAGATGTCTCGTTAATATTCATATTTGCGGACTCATTTCATGATTAAAAACTGAATATTCGTTGCTGAGGAAGGCTATTGACCGTGCTGGATTGGGGAAGAACACTTCTGTGAGGCACCCAGAGCTTCGATCCAGTCATCGACTCTGATAGCTTCTACATCGCCATGAGTAATGGAGAGGTATTATTCTCTTGTCTAAATTACCTGTAAAACTAACTGTAAAAATCTTTTTAGCACTTAAATAAATTTCTTATCAAATATTATACATTTTTGCAAATTATTATATCAAATGACCATGCACAAACATTTTGAGCTATGTTCTTTCGTGGCCAGAATGGGTCCAGCTACCAGCCCATGACCTATCGAAtccaggaggaggagaagaccaGCTCAGAGGCTCAGGAGAGGCTGAGAGGAGATCAGGCAGACGAGGAGAAACGAGGTACTCCCCACCTCTCAGCTCGTCCTCAGGAGAGGCCTGACCACTTTCGCTGCCATCCTTGTCCTCGCCGCTAGGACGGCCGTCCACCTTTTCCTGCCTCTGCCTGAGCTGGTTCCTGTGATCAACAGCACTTTGGACTGGGAGAACTTCACATCTCCTTCTCCATTCACTCTACAGATGTCTGTTTGAGACTTGTTGGTGACTGCGTGGACAACCAATCACGTTTAAGTGAGTAAGTGTTTCAGTGAGGAACTCGCCTCAGCGTGGTAGAATATTACTATGCTGTGGGAATTGAACAGTGTTGTCTTTAGTAAAAGGAAATTCCCATTGCAATAAGGATTAATACATACCTGTAGACATATTTTTTTGTTGCTGAGATGGCAAATATTCCAAGAgatttaattaaaataataatattgacAATAGAGGTTTAAGTGTAAATAGTGGTTATCCAAACACTAAAATATTGCCTAACTAAAACATATTACACAAAAAACATATATCTCCTATTGGACATAAACTTATATCTTTTATTCACCTTCATTAGTCATCCTATTTAGATAAACCATTGCAAGTAAACATGAGGATGTATCCAGTATATTGGAAACCAGTTAATGGTAAATATTTTCAGTGTTTAAAATTCAAATGTGTTGCTTATTAACctattttaaaaatgtacaaAGATAGACAATAGAGTATATCAATAAATTGTAAATATAAATTTATTCACTTGAAGCATACCTTCAACTTCATATACCTTTACACCGTCTCTTGACTAAGACTAGTCACAAATACTGTACGTTAAATAAAACTAAAGGGCAGTCAACCATCTGGAAATCAGATCTCTGTGTTTTATTACTCCAGTCCGTGTCCTCCAGAGCTTAATCTGAGCGCTGTGACCTTCTCTCAGTCCTCTTATCTGGTCAGAGTCATGTTTAAGATCAGTCCTCCAGCCAGCACGCTGAGCATGAACACCAAGGTGAGGCCCCGGCGAAACACCAGTGTCCTGAATGGCAGCGGCTTCCCCACGGTGCGGAGGTTCTCACTGGACGACGCCACCAGCAGCACATCCGTGTCGGTGGCCTGGCTGGTCTCGTTGGGCTCCACGTCTCCCTGCTGCTCTGCGGAGTCTGCCAGCACAGAGCTCCTGTTAGCACCCGGCCGCGTTATGTGCTTCACCAAGCAATCTCGGAGCTGTGCGAGTTCTTACCGTCCTCCGTCCCGTTGGACTGGACTCCAGCCCTGACCTGGGCCTGCGATGAGAACAAGGCATTAGTAACGCTGGCACTGAACGCCGCAGGGCAAGAGCTGGATTGTGTTTGGCACGTGGCT
This sequence is a window from Brachyhypopomus gauderio isolate BG-103 chromosome 16, BGAUD_0.2, whole genome shotgun sequence. Protein-coding genes within it:
- the LOC143477267 gene encoding interferon-induced protein 44-like; protein product: MAALTSKLSQHQTTQLRTLLGDVELSLLYQASVHGYTGPAFHQRCDRQGPTVVVAYNNSGYAYGGYTSKDYTQTGQYIDDDKAFLFRLRDPSPLVFRVLTTQGTRARLDDGNTPRFGDDIWFCYNNTAEVNCAPGYAYMFTSYLLYGNDQTLTECEVYKVTEAPAQPAISLEQKPWRNILWTAERRAELMESIKTYKPMNDTVKKIRILPIGPVGAGKSSFFNSINSIFWGHVTSKAMSGSLDTSVTKQYRTYTVRAGPEGKPLPFILCDTMGLEEASEAGMSVGDIISAIKGDIPDRYKFNPAEPYEPESEVKRRPVTLQDKVQCVVYVLDTCKVALMPSKVEEKLTAIRKRVNSMGIPQIVLLTKVDEACPLVGENLQDIYLSSYIKTKVREASSRVGVSMCSVIPVKNYSHELELDVNCDILLLTALQQMLRYADNYLDDLSPEAD